Proteins found in one Agaribacterium sp. ZY112 genomic segment:
- the cmoB gene encoding tRNA 5-methoxyuridine(34)/uridine 5-oxyacetic acid(34) synthase CmoB yields the protein MIDFSSFFSRLNTHKLARFQAHFEREIPVHFDEKRFSELATWLDAHANLPKLEAELDCSSSVSVNFKQTPTDEQKTMLDQAFRSLIPWRKGPFQIGDLYIDTEWRSDWKWQRVLPHLSPLKGRKILDVGCGSGYHVWRMLGEGANWVLGIDPTPRFVVQFELLKHFAPDSKADVIPLTLEQMPRPMDFFDTVFSMGVLYHRSSPIDHLKELRACLRPGGELVLETLVVDGPEGYSLMPQERYAQMRNVWFLPSVATLEQWLKRCGFDDIRCVDLNQTSLEEQRTTEWMPSHSLKEFLDANNTDLTVEGLPAPKRAVITAKRRAAKGS from the coding sequence ATGATTGACTTTTCTAGCTTTTTCTCTCGCTTAAACACACACAAGCTAGCGCGTTTTCAAGCGCATTTTGAGCGCGAGATACCTGTGCACTTTGATGAAAAACGCTTTTCTGAATTAGCTACTTGGCTCGACGCCCACGCAAACCTACCCAAACTAGAAGCAGAGTTAGATTGCTCAAGTTCAGTTAGCGTCAATTTCAAACAAACACCAACAGACGAGCAAAAAACGATGTTGGATCAGGCCTTCCGCAGCCTAATTCCTTGGCGTAAGGGTCCCTTCCAAATCGGTGACTTATATATTGATACCGAATGGCGCTCAGACTGGAAATGGCAACGAGTACTGCCCCACTTAAGCCCACTTAAAGGCCGCAAGATACTCGATGTTGGCTGCGGAAGTGGTTACCACGTATGGAGAATGCTTGGGGAAGGTGCAAACTGGGTACTAGGCATAGACCCAACCCCACGCTTTGTTGTGCAATTTGAACTCCTTAAACATTTTGCACCAGACAGCAAAGCCGATGTCATCCCTCTGACCTTAGAACAAATGCCAAGGCCAATGGACTTTTTTGATACTGTCTTTTCAATGGGGGTTCTCTATCACCGCAGCAGCCCTATCGACCACCTTAAAGAGCTCCGAGCGTGCTTGCGCCCAGGCGGTGAACTGGTACTTGAAACACTGGTAGTAGATGGGCCAGAAGGCTACTCACTGATGCCACAAGAGCGCTATGCACAAATGCGCAATGTATGGTTTTTACCCAGCGTTGCGACTTTAGAACAGTGGTTAAAACGCTGTGGTTTTGACGACATTCGCTGTGTAGACCTAAACCAAACCAGCCTTGAAGAACAACGCACAACCGAATGGATGCCATCGCATTCACTAAAAGAATTTTTAGATGCCAACAATACAGATCTAACGGTGGAAGGCTTGCCGGCCCCCAAACGAGCGGTTATCACTGCCAAACGACGCGCAGCAAAAGGATCTTAA
- the cmoA gene encoding carboxy-S-adenosyl-L-methionine synthase CmoA — protein MPKDTIYANTLNDVPNFRFDQQVVDVFPDMIKRSVPGYSTILAGIAQIVERYAQNGSHCYDLGCSLGAALLAMRHRVRADGVRIVGIDNSAAMIERCEQVIGADASECPVDLIHDDILTHDFKPMSVCVLNFTLQFVEHAERCALLNKISRAMLPGGVLILSEKLQFNDAEHNELMIELHHNFKRSNGYSELEIAQKREAIEQVLLPESFEQHQSRLLDAGFRSADLWFQCFNFSSIIAFK, from the coding sequence ATGCCTAAAGACACAATTTACGCCAATACGCTTAATGATGTTCCCAACTTTCGCTTCGACCAACAAGTCGTTGACGTGTTTCCGGACATGATCAAACGCTCTGTACCCGGTTACAGTACGATCTTAGCCGGCATAGCCCAGATCGTTGAGCGTTACGCCCAAAACGGCAGCCACTGTTATGACTTAGGATGCTCTCTAGGCGCAGCTCTACTCGCTATGCGTCATCGAGTGCGTGCAGACGGTGTGCGCATTGTCGGCATAGATAACAGCGCTGCCATGATAGAGCGCTGTGAACAAGTAATCGGTGCCGATGCCAGCGAATGTCCTGTTGACCTGATTCATGACGACATCCTCACTCACGACTTTAAACCGATGTCGGTTTGCGTATTGAATTTTACCTTACAGTTTGTTGAGCACGCTGAACGCTGCGCACTGTTAAACAAAATCAGCCGAGCCATGCTACCTGGTGGTGTCTTGATACTTTCAGAAAAATTACAGTTTAACGATGCCGAGCACAATGAACTGATGATTGAGCTTCACCATAACTTTAAGCGCAGTAACGGTTACAGTGAGCTTGAAATCGCTCAAAAGCGCGAAGCTATTGAACAAGTACTGCTTCCAGAAAGCTTTGAGCAACACCAAAGCCGCTTGCTTGACGCCGGGTTTCGCAGCGCAGACCTTTGGTTTCAATGCTTTAACTTCTCTTCCATTATCGCCTTTAAATAA
- a CDS encoding response regulator, whose product MAGIAYHKLKVLIADDFSSFRNTVKLMLSELGVDDVEMASSAEAAIEQCERKQYDVILCDYNLGSGRNGQHVLEELRHRHLITLHSVFILVSAEAGRNIVMSAYDCTPDDYLMKPITTSMLQGRLRRQLEMRQAFLNVNRALESGNKEEASELLMEMSLDEGRHVVTAQKLLGGLFLEQGEYRKAEKLYQRVLESRELDWARLGLAKAKHLSGDSDQAGQWLEQIIEENYLFLPAYDVLSDTYLAKGDVEKAQEVVKQSVDVSPMSILRQVNLADLANKNRDREVEVGAMQRVVRLGKLSCHGSKQHKLQLARCVSEAMASDIKVSASVIKEATELLLEASDDGDHLEAAQLLYLSARLAAVKGDVDDAKEMVVEAETKLTVEDSTIDIEVDHVRALLSLDYEQKAELLLHRLQELYADDEIALQQLDEFLSEPASEASKAMVAEVNREGIELYNAGELDQALACFDKALQLFPKHVGLQLNVVQALIAKLRAVTDDDESRGKCRDALGGIATQIEDDHPQYKRFVQLKNMATSLAD is encoded by the coding sequence GTGGCTGGCATTGCTTATCATAAGTTGAAAGTTCTAATCGCAGATGACTTCAGCAGCTTTCGAAATACAGTAAAACTCATGTTGAGCGAACTGGGTGTGGACGATGTCGAAATGGCAAGTAGTGCAGAAGCTGCCATAGAACAATGTGAGCGCAAGCAATACGACGTTATTTTGTGCGATTACAACTTGGGTTCCGGTCGTAATGGCCAGCATGTTTTAGAGGAGTTGCGCCACCGTCATCTTATTACTTTGCACAGCGTGTTCATCTTGGTCTCGGCTGAAGCTGGCCGTAATATCGTTATGTCGGCCTACGACTGCACCCCCGATGATTATTTGATGAAGCCGATTACGACCAGCATGTTGCAAGGGCGTTTACGGCGTCAGCTTGAAATGCGGCAAGCGTTTCTAAATGTTAATAGGGCCCTTGAGTCTGGTAATAAGGAAGAAGCATCCGAGCTATTGATGGAGATGAGCTTGGATGAGGGGCGCCATGTTGTGACTGCGCAAAAGTTGCTAGGAGGGCTATTTTTAGAGCAGGGAGAGTATCGCAAGGCTGAAAAACTGTATCAGCGAGTATTAGAAAGTCGCGAGCTCGATTGGGCGCGCTTGGGTTTGGCTAAGGCTAAGCACCTTTCTGGTGATTCGGATCAGGCGGGCCAATGGTTAGAGCAAATTATTGAAGAGAATTATCTCTTTCTTCCGGCCTATGATGTGCTTAGCGATACCTACTTAGCTAAGGGGGATGTTGAAAAAGCTCAAGAAGTGGTCAAACAGAGTGTTGATGTTAGCCCTATGTCTATATTGAGGCAGGTGAACCTAGCGGATTTGGCTAATAAAAATCGTGATCGAGAAGTTGAAGTAGGGGCCATGCAGCGTGTTGTACGCTTAGGCAAGCTGAGCTGTCATGGTTCTAAGCAGCATAAACTGCAGTTAGCTCGTTGCGTATCGGAGGCAATGGCCAGCGACATCAAAGTCAGTGCATCTGTTATTAAAGAGGCAACAGAGCTATTACTTGAGGCCAGTGATGATGGCGATCACTTAGAGGCAGCTCAACTTCTCTACCTCAGTGCGCGTTTAGCGGCAGTTAAAGGCGATGTGGACGATGCCAAAGAGATGGTGGTTGAGGCGGAAACTAAGCTTACTGTTGAAGACTCAACGATTGATATTGAAGTAGACCATGTGCGTGCGCTTTTGAGTTTGGATTACGAACAAAAAGCAGAGCTCTTATTGCATCGGCTCCAAGAACTGTACGCAGATGATGAAATCGCTCTGCAACAACTCGATGAATTCCTTTCCGAGCCTGCAAGTGAAGCCAGTAAAGCCATGGTGGCTGAAGTCAACCGAGAGGGGATTGAGCTCTACAATGCCGGCGAGCTTGATCAGGCCTTAGCGTGTTTTGACAAGGCTTTGCAGTTATTTCCCAAGCATGTGGGTTTACAGCTGAATGTGGTGCAGGCATTGATTGCAAAACTTAGGGCCGTTACCGATGACGATGAAAGCAGAGGTAAGTGCCGTGATGCTTTGGGGGGCATAGCCACTCAGATAGAAGATGATCACCCACAGTACAAGCGTTTTGTACAACTAAAAAACATGGCAACGAGTCTAGCCGACTAG
- a CDS encoding sensor histidine kinase → MSDKQGIDFSTVLASSVHDMKNSVAMLLVNVEGILDKYQPKGKEESQHFKSLHYEASRINGELIQLLTLYRMDEHLLPVQVDEYYLVDMLEEQIARNQLLLDTSDVTLELDLDTGFAWYFDVDLLAGVVHNILLNCIRYTKSKVRISAKELDGYLAISIADDGNGYPEKMLEQPDLMASEAQLSAGQTHLGLFFAEQIASLHKQGERQGRIELKNNGILGGGELTIYLP, encoded by the coding sequence ATGTCAGATAAGCAGGGTATAGATTTCTCAACGGTGCTTGCATCAAGTGTGCACGACATGAAGAACTCGGTAGCTATGCTGCTAGTCAATGTCGAAGGCATTTTGGATAAGTACCAACCCAAGGGTAAAGAAGAGAGTCAGCACTTTAAAAGCCTGCATTATGAGGCCTCACGTATTAATGGTGAGTTGATTCAGCTGTTGACCTTATATCGCATGGACGAGCACTTATTACCTGTGCAAGTCGATGAATATTACTTGGTCGATATGCTTGAAGAGCAGATAGCGCGAAACCAGCTTTTATTGGATACCAGTGATGTAACATTAGAACTGGATTTAGATACCGGTTTTGCTTGGTATTTTGATGTCGATTTGCTGGCCGGTGTTGTGCATAACATCCTCTTAAATTGTATTCGTTATACTAAATCCAAGGTTAGGATCAGTGCCAAAGAACTTGATGGTTATTTGGCGATAAGCATCGCGGATGATGGCAATGGTTATCCTGAGAAGATGTTAGAGCAGCCTGATCTTATGGCATCCGAGGCTCAGCTCAGTGCAGGGCAGACTCACTTAGGTTTGTTTTTTGCGGAGCAGATTGCAAGCTTGCACAAGCAGGGGGAGCGTCAGGGGCGAATTGAACTCAAAAACAACGGGATCTTAGGCGGTGGTGAGCTAACCATCTACCTTCCTTGA
- a CDS encoding insulinase family protein, producing the protein MTQCHPAFTLLREKNIPSLNIVVQEFEHKNTGAQHIHLKSDSEENVFLVALRTVPEDSSGVAHILEHTALCGSEKYPVRDPFFMMTRRSLNTFMNAFTSSDWTAYPFASLNKKDFNNLLDVYLDAVFFSRLDPLDFAQEGHRLEFAEMENSDSELEYKGVVFNEMKGAMSSVNSQLWQTLCKYLFPSATYHFNSGGEPSCIPDLSYEQLLAFYKTHYHPSNAIFMTFGDISAETHQEKFEAQVLERFERLNKHIEVTDEKPFHATVRVQESYANNESDIDDKHHVVMAWLLGQSANLDDMLKAQLLSSVLLDNSASPLMLALESSPLGAAPSPLCGLDDSQKQMSFVCGLAGCADKSSDKIEELIHNCLSEVAEQGIAQEDIEAALHQLELHQREIGGDSYPYGLQLILKALNSANHRGDATALLDLEHALERLREQIQNPKFISELIQDLLLNNHHRVRLTLSPDAELSQRELLAEKQKLASIKQQLDQEDIAAIIQQSKALKERQDALDDPGSLPKVGLSDVPEKESHVEAEKSTSPSTLSHYHTGTNGLVYQQAIYSLPELSPSQWQLLSLYGHCVGELGAGDKDYLAMQKWQSAVSGGISAFSSLRGSVDSANHLSGYFVYSGKALERNHDKLNELMHSIIGSSRFDETQRISEIIAQLRLGMEQSITGNGHALAMSAASAGLSKPAHINHQYSGLEAIRSFKALHNSIESSATLEGLSTELGALHQQLTASEAQLLMIGSPELNTPSELLTPASTTHSQALQQVNFKQQHVQQAWLCNTQVNFCARAYPTVTMSHQDSAALVVLGNFLRNGFLHKAIREQGGAYGGGASQDSNAACFRFYSYRDPRLAATLDDFDQSINWLTSTKHDATKLEEAILGTVSSLDRSESPAGRAKRCFHSELHGRSLELRQQYRERILSTNLDDLVRVAQHYLSPEKANTAVVCGEAQKQEAQDLNLEIEEL; encoded by the coding sequence ATGACGCAATGCCACCCTGCTTTCACCCTACTTCGTGAAAAAAACATTCCTTCACTTAACATTGTTGTTCAGGAATTCGAGCATAAAAACACAGGTGCTCAACACATACACTTAAAATCAGACTCAGAAGAAAATGTGTTTTTGGTTGCCTTACGTACCGTGCCTGAAGACTCAAGCGGCGTGGCTCACATCCTTGAGCACACCGCCCTTTGTGGCAGTGAAAAGTACCCTGTGCGCGATCCATTCTTTATGATGACGCGCCGCTCCTTAAACACCTTTATGAATGCCTTTACCAGCAGTGACTGGACCGCTTATCCCTTTGCCAGCCTGAATAAAAAAGACTTCAACAACTTACTTGATGTTTATCTTGATGCGGTATTTTTCTCTCGCCTAGATCCTCTTGACTTCGCTCAAGAAGGTCATCGCCTTGAATTTGCAGAAATGGAAAATAGCGACTCTGAGCTTGAATACAAAGGCGTGGTTTTCAATGAAATGAAAGGCGCCATGAGCTCAGTAAATAGCCAGCTATGGCAAACGCTCTGTAAATATCTATTCCCAAGCGCCACCTACCATTTTAACAGCGGTGGTGAGCCTAGCTGTATTCCTGACCTTAGTTATGAACAGCTACTGGCTTTCTATAAGACCCATTACCACCCAAGTAATGCCATCTTTATGACCTTTGGCGACATTAGCGCCGAAACTCATCAAGAAAAATTTGAAGCACAAGTGCTTGAACGTTTTGAGCGCCTCAACAAACACATTGAAGTCACCGACGAAAAGCCCTTTCACGCCACCGTTCGCGTGCAAGAAAGCTATGCCAATAACGAGAGTGATATCGATGACAAGCACCATGTCGTCATGGCTTGGCTGCTAGGGCAAAGCGCCAATTTAGATGACATGTTAAAAGCTCAACTATTATCGAGTGTCTTATTAGACAACAGTGCCAGCCCTCTTATGCTCGCACTTGAATCCAGCCCTCTAGGAGCTGCCCCGTCACCGCTATGCGGACTGGATGACAGCCAGAAACAAATGTCTTTTGTCTGCGGCCTTGCTGGCTGTGCCGATAAAAGCAGTGATAAGATCGAAGAGCTCATACACAACTGCTTAAGCGAAGTCGCCGAACAAGGCATTGCTCAAGAGGATATTGAAGCCGCTTTGCATCAGCTAGAGCTGCATCAACGTGAAATAGGTGGCGACTCCTATCCTTATGGCTTACAACTCATTTTAAAAGCGCTTAACAGCGCCAATCATCGCGGTGATGCAACTGCCCTGCTGGATCTAGAGCATGCCCTTGAGCGCCTGCGCGAGCAAATACAAAACCCCAAGTTCATCTCCGAGCTTATCCAAGATTTACTGCTTAACAACCATCATCGCGTACGCCTGACCTTGAGCCCCGATGCAGAATTAAGCCAGCGTGAACTGCTTGCAGAAAAGCAAAAACTAGCCAGTATCAAACAACAGCTAGATCAAGAAGACATCGCCGCCATCATCCAGCAAAGCAAAGCTCTAAAAGAGCGGCAGGACGCCCTCGACGACCCGGGCAGCCTACCTAAAGTTGGCCTGAGCGATGTGCCAGAAAAAGAGAGCCATGTAGAGGCAGAAAAATCAACTTCACCTAGTACTCTTAGCCACTACCACACCGGCACCAACGGCTTGGTTTACCAGCAAGCTATTTACAGCTTGCCAGAATTAAGTCCTTCGCAATGGCAATTACTCTCTCTTTACGGTCATTGTGTTGGTGAACTCGGTGCCGGCGATAAAGATTATCTAGCCATGCAAAAATGGCAAAGTGCCGTCAGTGGTGGCATCAGCGCCTTTAGCTCTTTGCGAGGTTCTGTAGACAGTGCCAACCATTTAAGTGGTTATTTTGTTTATTCAGGTAAGGCCTTAGAGCGCAATCACGACAAGCTCAATGAATTAATGCACAGCATCATCGGCAGCTCCCGCTTTGATGAAACCCAACGCATCAGTGAAATTATCGCTCAACTGCGCCTCGGCATGGAACAAAGTATCACCGGTAATGGCCACGCCTTAGCTATGAGTGCGGCTAGTGCAGGTTTAAGCAAGCCTGCACATATTAATCATCAGTATTCAGGTTTAGAAGCCATTCGCAGCTTTAAAGCCCTGCATAACAGCATAGAAAGCAGTGCCACTCTTGAAGGGCTATCTACAGAACTTGGAGCCCTACACCAACAGCTAACAGCTAGCGAAGCTCAGTTGTTAATGATTGGCAGCCCTGAGCTAAATACACCCAGCGAGCTGCTCACACCAGCCAGCACCACACACAGCCAAGCTCTGCAACAAGTCAACTTTAAACAGCAACATGTACAACAAGCTTGGCTCTGCAATACGCAGGTCAATTTTTGTGCTCGAGCTTACCCAACCGTCACGATGAGCCATCAAGATTCAGCAGCACTTGTTGTGCTTGGCAACTTTTTGCGCAACGGCTTTTTACACAAAGCTATTCGTGAGCAAGGTGGCGCCTATGGCGGCGGTGCATCACAAGATAGCAATGCGGCTTGTTTCCGCTTTTACTCTTATCGCGATCCTCGCTTAGCCGCAACTCTTGATGATTTTGATCAGAGCATAAACTGGCTCACAAGCACCAAGCACGACGCCACTAAGCTAGAAGAAGCTATTTTGGGCACCGTTTCATCACTTGATCGCTCAGAAAGCCCTGCAGGCCGTGCTAAACGCTGCTTTCACTCCGAACTACATGGGCGCAGCTTAGAGCTTCGCCAGCAATACAGAGAGCGCATTCTCTCTACCAATCTTGATGATTTGGTAAGGGTGGCGCAGCATTATTTAAGCCCCGAAAAAGCCAATACCGCCGTTGTTTGTGGTGAAGCTCAGAAGCAAGAAGCTCAAGATTTAAACTTGGAGATCGAAGAGCTCTAA
- a CDS encoding molecular chaperone DnaJ, whose protein sequence is MTRLIPILIILFLLWLFYRKIKAMPATERRAKILQYLVYGLLGIVVLAVITGRIHWLGAVAAGALAFAKFGASTFMRLLPFLQMGQRAGLFKNPMFRTEHIEFTLDVKSGAITGQVLSGEHAGKNLNELSSQEIETLRQSLEAKDKRAWHLLGIYLQRRQGKSHNNKADNANQYNSQAVAAPSVEEAILILGLPEEFDKKDLNYAYKRLMQKLHPDRGGNEYLASRVNLARDVLTNHLNNKNT, encoded by the coding sequence ATGACTCGTCTTATTCCTATACTGATTATTCTATTTTTACTGTGGCTTTTTTACCGCAAGATCAAGGCCATGCCTGCAACCGAGCGACGCGCCAAGATCTTGCAATACTTAGTCTACGGCCTTCTTGGCATCGTCGTGCTCGCTGTCATCACTGGCCGCATCCACTGGCTTGGGGCAGTTGCCGCAGGCGCCTTAGCGTTTGCCAAGTTTGGGGCAAGTACATTTATGCGCTTACTCCCCTTCTTACAGATGGGACAACGCGCAGGCCTATTTAAAAACCCCATGTTTCGCACTGAACACATAGAGTTCACTCTGGATGTCAAATCAGGCGCTATTACCGGACAAGTACTTAGCGGTGAGCATGCAGGTAAAAACCTTAATGAACTGTCTTCACAGGAAATCGAAACGCTGCGTCAAAGCTTAGAGGCAAAAGACAAGCGCGCTTGGCATCTGCTGGGCATTTACCTGCAACGCAGGCAAGGTAAAAGCCATAACAACAAAGCTGACAATGCCAATCAATACAATAGCCAGGCGGTAGCTGCTCCAAGCGTCGAAGAGGCCATATTAATACTGGGCCTGCCCGAAGAGTTCGATAAAAAAGACCTTAATTATGCCTATAAGCGCCTGATGCAAAAACTGCATCCTGATCGTGGCGGCAATGAATACTTAGCCTCACGTGTTAACCTTGCACGCGATGTACTAACCAACCATTTGAACAACAAAAACACATAA
- a CDS encoding Ppx/GppA family phosphatase, which yields MASSPYFAAIDLGSNSFHMIIARLSNNQIEIIDREKDMVQIARGLSSQGELDQEAQARALTCLSHFAERLRDIPKSNIRAVGTKTLRAANNSDLFLQKAEANLGHSIEIISGYEEARLVYQGLSHSIVDTKRQRLVIDIGGGSTEFILGQSNTAHKLESLSMGCVAYSNLFFTEGTHPSEALNRAYMSACAELEAIRRPYLNKGWEIAFGTSGTMKAVATLLKHSDGAVIRYDDLCLLMQRLIEGDDLNDEKLPILRRAVLPAGIAIIKAICDQLNIDHIHVSDASLKDGLIHDTIGRLQHGDVREQTVKQQVTRYDIDTEQAERVNNSAMQLWQQVKQQAEQLPAVSRTKVLRWAAMLHECGLSISHSNYHKHAHYLIKHSDLAGFARFEQFCIASLLRFQRKKIRPDEFASIDSSIQAAFIPLLLCLRLSLRLNRRRETLSTKLKLRIEQGVYILSIDSGWLALNPLTRSGLLHEVTQLEAIGVHLLLEEAL from the coding sequence ATGGCCTCCTCCCCGTATTTTGCGGCTATCGATTTAGGCTCCAATAGCTTTCATATGATTATCGCTCGATTGAGTAACAATCAAATTGAAATCATTGACCGCGAAAAAGACATGGTTCAGATCGCTCGTGGCCTTAGCAGCCAAGGCGAACTAGACCAAGAAGCCCAAGCGCGCGCGCTAACCTGCTTAAGCCATTTTGCCGAGCGTTTAAGAGATATTCCCAAGAGCAATATTCGCGCTGTAGGCACTAAAACCTTACGCGCAGCCAATAATAGCGACCTTTTCTTACAAAAAGCAGAAGCCAACTTAGGCCATAGCATCGAAATTATCAGTGGCTATGAGGAGGCGCGCTTAGTTTACCAAGGCTTGTCTCACTCTATTGTTGATACGAAACGACAACGACTTGTCATTGACATCGGTGGCGGCAGCACCGAATTTATTTTAGGGCAGTCCAACACAGCACATAAACTAGAAAGCTTAAGCATGGGCTGCGTGGCATACAGTAATCTCTTTTTTACCGAAGGCACTCACCCAAGCGAAGCGCTTAACAGGGCTTATATGTCTGCCTGCGCAGAGCTAGAGGCAATCCGCCGCCCTTACTTGAACAAAGGCTGGGAAATCGCTTTTGGCACCTCGGGTACTATGAAAGCTGTGGCAACATTACTTAAACATAGCGATGGCGCAGTGATCCGCTATGACGATTTATGCCTGTTGATGCAGCGTCTCATCGAGGGCGATGATCTTAACGATGAAAAGCTGCCAATCTTGCGCCGAGCCGTACTACCCGCAGGTATTGCCATCATCAAAGCTATTTGTGATCAGCTTAATATCGATCATATCCACGTATCCGATGCGAGCTTAAAAGACGGGCTAATTCACGACACGATCGGCCGCCTGCAACACGGCGATGTACGTGAACAAACAGTTAAACAACAAGTTACACGCTACGACATCGATACAGAGCAAGCTGAGCGAGTCAATAACAGTGCCATGCAACTGTGGCAGCAAGTTAAACAACAAGCAGAGCAGCTGCCTGCGGTATCACGCACTAAAGTGTTGCGTTGGGCGGCTATGCTGCATGAATGCGGCCTGAGTATAAGCCATAGTAATTACCACAAGCACGCTCACTACCTTATCAAGCACAGCGACTTAGCTGGCTTCGCACGCTTTGAGCAATTTTGCATTGCAAGCTTATTGCGTTTTCAACGCAAAAAAATACGCCCAGATGAATTCGCCAGTATTGATAGCAGTATTCAAGCCGCGTTTATCCCGCTACTTCTGTGCTTACGGCTCTCTTTGCGGCTTAACCGTCGCCGGGAAACGCTTAGCACAAAGTTAAAACTACGTATCGAGCAAGGTGTTTACATACTTAGTATTGATTCAGGCTGGCTGGCGCTAAACCCGCTCACTCGTTCAGGCCTCTTGCATGAAGTGACTCAGCTCGAAGCGATTGGCGTACATCTACTATTAGAAGAGGCTCTGTAA
- a CDS encoding methyltransferase, giving the protein MSVHEYSAFDLTICKNSHPDIRRLRKEHGAPEIHGNKLWKASFLLMDYLQEFPLEPGMRVLELGCGYGLAGIMCAKQFGADVVALDADQSVLPYTELHAELNGVDISTYHGRYESVRAADFESFDLIIGADICFWDEMSALLYNLIKRSQRNGPTAVLLADPGRSPFREMADKASEKLGAEYFDWHVNHPWNVSGVLLSL; this is encoded by the coding sequence TTGTCTGTTCACGAATACAGTGCGTTTGACCTGACTATATGTAAAAACTCGCATCCAGATATTCGCCGCCTGCGTAAAGAACATGGTGCCCCAGAAATTCATGGCAACAAGCTCTGGAAGGCAAGTTTTTTGTTGATGGATTATTTGCAGGAGTTTCCGCTCGAGCCAGGCATGCGTGTACTTGAGCTTGGCTGTGGTTATGGCTTGGCTGGCATCATGTGCGCGAAGCAATTTGGCGCCGATGTTGTGGCGCTTGATGCCGATCAGTCGGTACTGCCTTATACCGAATTACATGCAGAGCTTAATGGCGTTGATATCTCGACTTATCACGGTCGCTATGAATCGGTACGTGCAGCGGATTTTGAGTCTTTTGACTTGATTATTGGTGCCGACATCTGTTTTTGGGATGAGATGAGTGCCTTGCTCTATAACTTAATAAAGCGCAGCCAGCGCAATGGCCCAACAGCTGTGTTATTGGCAGACCCGGGGCGTTCGCCTTTTAGAGAGATGGCGGACAAAGCAAGTGAGAAGTTAGGCGCCGAGTATTTTGATTGGCATGTAAATCATCCTTGGAATGTAAGTGGGGTTCTACTTAGCTTATGA
- the msrA gene encoding peptide-methionine (S)-S-oxide reductase MsrA, which translates to MKLNWHLSQQAHDLKLVDKTLALASGGDALVPSFDHLVLNRSMTGPWPEGTEIAAFALGCFWGAERLFWQLPGVWVTAVGYCAGFTKHPRYKQVCSGQTGHTEAVLLVYTPEECSFETLLRSFWQAHDPTQGMRQGNDVGTQYRSGIYVSSEAQRVSAEQSKQAYQAALKDRGFGSITTEIKGLDAFYYAEDEHQQYLARNPQGYCGLRGTGVVCEFQP; encoded by the coding sequence ATGAAATTAAATTGGCATCTTTCTCAGCAAGCCCATGATTTAAAGCTTGTCGACAAAACCTTGGCACTAGCATCCGGTGGCGATGCTCTTGTGCCAAGTTTTGATCACTTGGTGTTAAATCGGTCTATGACAGGCCCTTGGCCAGAAGGCACCGAGATTGCCGCGTTTGCTTTGGGCTGCTTTTGGGGGGCTGAGCGTTTGTTTTGGCAGCTGCCTGGCGTATGGGTGACGGCGGTGGGGTATTGTGCGGGTTTCACCAAGCATCCGCGTTATAAACAAGTCTGTTCTGGACAAACGGGTCATACCGAGGCGGTGTTGCTTGTCTATACTCCAGAAGAGTGCAGTTTTGAGACTTTGTTACGCAGCTTTTGGCAGGCTCACGACCCTACACAGGGTATGCGTCAGGGTAATGATGTAGGTACTCAGTATCGCTCAGGAATCTATGTCAGCAGTGAGGCTCAGCGAGTGAGCGCAGAGCAAAGTAAGCAGGCTTATCAAGCTGCACTTAAGGATCGGGGCTTTGGTTCTATTACTACAGAAATCAAAGGCTTAGATGCGTTTTATTATGCTGAGGATGAACATCAGCAATACTTGGCTCGCAACCCTCAGGGGTATTGTGGTTTACGAGGCACCGGTGTTGTGTGTGAGTTCCAGCCTTGA